From Methanocella paludicola SANAE, a single genomic window includes:
- a CDS encoding CDP-alcohol phosphatidyltransferase family protein, producing the protein MTLDSLRSTAVLILDPFVKVFETYNVSANSLTVLSLFFAMLAGICYYFSLNSPWVLFAALVFVFFNAFLDGADGLLARKTNSTSKYGDFLDHVIDRYADVFIIGGACLGGSVEPAIGIVVITGVLLASYLGTQAQAVGIGRVYGGIMGRADRLIILTLATSLNIAYVPSFGLWGVDYSVLGWALIIIGIASHITAFQRIWHTRKMLLEGENK; encoded by the coding sequence GTGACATTGGACTCTCTCAGATCCACGGCCGTGCTCATCCTGGACCCGTTCGTTAAAGTGTTCGAGACCTACAACGTATCGGCGAACTCGCTCACGGTCCTGTCGCTCTTTTTCGCCATGCTGGCCGGCATCTGCTATTACTTTTCCCTGAATAGTCCCTGGGTCCTGTTCGCCGCCCTGGTCTTCGTATTCTTTAATGCCTTCCTCGACGGCGCCGATGGCCTGCTGGCCCGGAAGACGAACAGCACATCGAAGTACGGGGACTTTTTGGATCACGTTATTGACAGGTATGCCGATGTGTTCATCATAGGAGGCGCCTGCCTTGGCGGATCCGTGGAACCTGCCATCGGCATTGTCGTTATAACCGGCGTGTTGCTCGCCAGCTACCTGGGCACTCAGGCGCAGGCGGTGGGCATTGGCCGAGTATATGGCGGCATCATGGGACGGGCGGACCGGCTTATCATCCTGACCCTGGCCACCTCACTTAATATTGCCTATGTGCCTTCCTTTGGGCTCTGGGGCGTGGATTATAGCGTGCTCGGGTGGGCGTTGATCATTATTGGCATTGCCAGCCACATCACGGCCTTTCAGCGTATATGGCATACGAGGAAGATGTTGCTGGAAGGCGAAAATAAGTAA
- a CDS encoding ABC transporter ATP-binding protein, translating to MTERCPADEYVVIVDKVSKKYCKSLKRSMLYGMHDIGRNLLGLSSNPHVLRKDEFFAVRDVSFRLKKGETLGILGMNGSGKSTLLKMLNGIFWPDKGRITIKGKVGALIEVGAGFHTALTGRENVYINAAIYGMTREEIDARFDDIVEFAEIGDFIDVPVKHYSSGMFVKLGFSVAIHCEPDILVVDEVLAVGDARFIEKCQERINRMLDGGATLVLVSHNLRLIAAMCSRAIVLDAGGRLVLDSDINSAVRKYEELLLEHDCEVMARSHSIEKLNKCYVTNHRITDEHGAVLEAYPIGGNIHYSFDYALHPSVDLDKVRFSLGLMKEKEQFHVARYINTLDGYRLKHHEGRIEFIINTNVTSGNYMFDISFFDESILPLDIQFSPKFRVIHPSFPKVDKEYFGQFLLKPHIKTYPLKAPGDVPQDIITPKKV from the coding sequence ATGACGGAGAGATGCCCTGCAGACGAGTATGTCGTAATTGTCGATAAGGTGTCCAAGAAGTACTGCAAGTCCCTGAAACGGTCGATGCTCTATGGCATGCACGATATCGGGCGAAACCTCCTGGGGCTGAGCTCGAACCCCCACGTGCTCCGGAAGGACGAGTTCTTCGCCGTCCGGGACGTCTCATTCAGGCTAAAAAAAGGGGAGACGCTGGGTATCCTGGGCATGAACGGCTCAGGGAAGAGCACCCTGCTCAAGATGCTCAACGGCATCTTCTGGCCCGATAAGGGCAGGATAACCATCAAGGGCAAGGTCGGGGCGCTCATCGAGGTGGGGGCGGGATTCCATACAGCGCTGACGGGCCGGGAGAACGTATACATCAACGCGGCCATTTACGGCATGACCAGGGAGGAGATCGACGCCAGGTTCGACGATATCGTGGAATTCGCCGAGATCGGCGACTTCATCGACGTGCCGGTGAAGCACTACTCGAGCGGCATGTTCGTCAAGCTCGGCTTCTCAGTGGCCATCCACTGCGAGCCCGACATCCTGGTCGTCGACGAGGTGCTGGCCGTCGGCGACGCCCGGTTCATCGAGAAGTGCCAGGAGCGCATCAACCGCATGCTGGACGGGGGAGCTACGCTGGTGCTCGTCTCCCATAACCTGCGGCTCATCGCCGCCATGTGCTCCCGCGCTATCGTCCTGGACGCCGGCGGCCGGCTTGTCCTGGACAGCGACATCAACTCGGCGGTGCGTAAGTACGAGGAGCTGCTGCTCGAGCACGACTGCGAGGTCATGGCCCGGTCCCATTCCATAGAAAAGCTGAACAAGTGCTACGTCACGAACCACCGCATCACCGACGAGCATGGGGCCGTGCTCGAGGCATATCCCATCGGCGGTAACATCCACTACTCCTTCGACTACGCCCTCCACCCATCGGTGGACCTGGACAAAGTACGGTTCAGCCTGGGCCTGATGAAGGAAAAAGAGCAATTCCACGTGGCCCGCTACATCAACACTCTCGACGGGTACCGGCTGAAGCACCACGAGGGCCGCATCGAGTTCATCATCAACACGAACGTGACCTCGGGCAACTACATGTTCGACATCAGCTTTTTCGACGAGAGCATCCTGCCGCTCGACATCCAGTTCAGCCCGAAGTTCCGGGTCATACACCCGAGCTTCCCCAAGGTCGATAAGGAGTACTTCGGCCAGTTCCTGCTGAAGCCGCACATCAAGACGTATCCTCTCAAGGCCCCGGGCGACGTGCCGCAGGACATCATCACGCCGAAGAAAGTTTGA
- a CDS encoding proteasome-activating nucleotidase, with amino-acid sequence MADGSGVDIQEDVPVSDFSKYLLDRVRQLEERNVRLKEEYRKIELEKKSVENKKVQYERENRKLTAELDRLKTPPLLVGTVVDVMANNKLVIKSSSGPKFVVNSSQFINSKDIFPGAKVALNQQSLAVIEVLPPVKDPMVLGMEVIEAPNIDYQNIGGLEDQINEIKETVELPLLKPELFEKVGIQPPKGVLLYGPPGTGKTLLAKAVAHSTKASFIRIIGSELVQKYIGEGARMVRELFELAKEKSPSIIFIDEIDSIGAKRLDSITSGDREVQRTLVQLLAEMDGFDPRGNVRILAATNRPDILDPALLRPGRFDRIIKVPMPNAEARTEILKIHARRMNLADDVNLKKIGQMTDDTSGADLSAIVMEAGMFAIRGNRDIVTNDDFTQAMQKVLGERNKNLTEMNMTVFA; translated from the coding sequence ATGGCAGACGGATCGGGCGTAGATATACAGGAGGACGTGCCGGTAAGCGATTTTTCCAAGTACCTCTTAGACCGGGTACGACAGCTGGAAGAGCGTAATGTCCGACTGAAGGAGGAGTACCGCAAGATCGAGCTGGAAAAAAAATCCGTCGAGAACAAGAAGGTCCAGTATGAGCGGGAGAACCGTAAGCTGACGGCCGAGCTGGACCGGCTTAAGACCCCGCCGTTGTTAGTCGGCACCGTAGTTGACGTGATGGCGAATAATAAACTGGTCATCAAATCGTCCAGCGGGCCGAAATTTGTCGTTAATTCGTCTCAATTCATTAACTCGAAAGATATATTCCCGGGAGCGAAGGTGGCCCTGAACCAGCAGTCGCTCGCGGTCATCGAGGTGCTGCCCCCGGTGAAGGACCCGATGGTGCTGGGCATGGAGGTCATCGAGGCCCCCAACATCGATTACCAGAACATCGGCGGCCTTGAGGACCAGATCAATGAGATCAAGGAAACCGTGGAGCTGCCGCTGCTGAAGCCCGAACTGTTCGAGAAGGTCGGCATTCAGCCGCCTAAGGGCGTATTGCTTTATGGCCCGCCGGGTACCGGCAAGACCCTGCTGGCCAAGGCCGTGGCCCACAGCACTAAGGCCTCGTTCATCCGTATTATCGGCTCGGAGCTGGTCCAGAAGTACATAGGCGAAGGCGCCCGGATGGTGCGTGAGCTCTTCGAGCTCGCCAAGGAGAAATCGCCTTCGATCATCTTCATCGACGAGATCGACTCGATTGGCGCAAAGCGCCTGGATAGCATCACTTCCGGTGACCGTGAGGTACAGAGGACCCTGGTGCAATTGCTCGCCGAAATGGATGGGTTTGACCCGAGAGGTAACGTGCGTATCCTGGCGGCCACGAACAGGCCGGACATCCTCGACCCCGCGCTGCTGAGGCCGGGCAGGTTCGACCGCATCATCAAGGTGCCGATGCCCAACGCCGAGGCGAGGACTGAGATCCTCAAGATACACGCCCGGAGGATGAACCTGGCGGACGACGTGAACCTCAAGAAGATCGGCCAGATGACCGACGATACGAGCGGCGCTGACCTTTCCGCCATCGTGATGGAGGCGGGCATGTTCGCCATCCGCGGTAACCGGGACATCGTCACGAACGACGACTTCACCCAGGCCATGCAGAAGGTGCTGGGCGAGCGCAACAAGAACCTGACCGAAATGAATATGACGGTGTTCGCCTGA
- a CDS encoding DUF356 domain-containing protein yields MESFAVIRADDPVKLSTAISDLQRHGGLTFAISPRELTPNVADKILVEVMKVPLKKQCKSAALVALSDDAGVAIDVLGRIHPPAHVIIVSSRHDIYPRINECIKRLPEMKDYVTPVIQRKM; encoded by the coding sequence ATGGAATCTTTTGCTGTAATTCGGGCCGACGACCCGGTAAAACTAAGCACAGCTATATCGGACTTGCAGAGGCATGGGGGTTTGACGTTTGCCATTAGTCCAAGAGAGCTGACGCCTAACGTCGCGGATAAGATACTTGTAGAGGTCATGAAAGTACCGCTCAAGAAGCAGTGTAAGTCAGCGGCTCTCGTGGCCCTGAGCGACGATGCTGGCGTCGCCATCGATGTGCTGGGAAGGATACATCCCCCTGCTCACGTGATCATCGTAAGCTCGAGGCACGATATTTACCCGCGTATTAATGAGTGTATCAAGCGGTTGCCCGAGATGAAGGATTACGTTACTCCGGTCATTCAGCGAAAGATGTAA
- a CDS encoding SagB/ThcOx family dehydrogenase, which yields MSVEKALAGRRSVREFKDAPLDIAEVSQLLWAAQGITDPDGFRTAPSAGALYPLEVYVAAGNVKGLTPGIYKYKPVDHELTPVKAGDARAALSDAALGQSAIKDGAVVIIIAGVFERTTVKYPAGEKYVHMEAGHSAQNVYLQAHALGLGTVAVGAFYDDAVKKAAGMSENERPLYLMPVGRPA from the coding sequence ATGTCGGTCGAAAAAGCACTGGCCGGGAGAAGGTCAGTCAGGGAGTTCAAGGATGCGCCCCTGGATATCGCCGAAGTATCGCAACTGCTCTGGGCGGCACAGGGGATCACTGATCCGGATGGTTTCAGGACGGCGCCGTCGGCGGGCGCACTCTATCCACTGGAGGTATATGTGGCAGCTGGCAACGTCAAAGGGCTGACGCCGGGGATATATAAGTATAAACCAGTGGACCATGAGCTAACCCCTGTCAAGGCGGGCGATGCCCGGGCCGCCTTAAGCGATGCCGCCCTCGGGCAATCGGCCATAAAGGACGGTGCCGTCGTCATCATTATAGCAGGAGTCTTCGAGCGCACGACGGTAAAATACCCGGCAGGAGAAAAGTACGTCCACATGGAGGCCGGTCACTCGGCGCAGAACGTATATCTACAGGCCCATGCGCTCGGGCTGGGCACCGTGGCCGTAGGCGCTTTCTATGATGATGCGGTAAAGAAGGCCGCCGGTATGTCCGAAAACGAGCGGCCGTTATACCTGATGCCCGTGGGCAGGCCGGCTTAA
- a CDS encoding multiprotein bridging factor aMBF1, translating to MQCEICGAEISGKSHHIIIDRAEMNVCDRCKGFGKEVERRGPVTSTRRGVPATSDMSMVPVRRARRGDLFDKMRDQLIDDYADVIKKAREAKHLTDEELAAKILEKVNIIRKVERSELVPDEALIKKLERALDIKLTEGVAEPETGGRRGESKTLTLGDLIKVKKNK from the coding sequence ATGCAATGTGAAATATGCGGAGCAGAGATTTCCGGGAAATCGCATCATATAATCATCGATAGAGCGGAGATGAATGTTTGCGACCGCTGTAAAGGCTTCGGTAAGGAAGTAGAACGGCGTGGGCCGGTCACGAGCACGCGCCGCGGAGTGCCTGCCACCAGCGATATGAGCATGGTGCCCGTCAGAAGGGCCCGGAGAGGTGACCTTTTCGATAAGATGAGGGACCAGCTCATCGACGATTACGCTGATGTCATCAAGAAGGCAAGGGAGGCTAAGCATCTTACCGACGAGGAGCTTGCAGCGAAGATCCTGGAGAAGGTCAATATCATCCGTAAGGTGGAGCGCTCGGAGCTTGTTCCCGATGAGGCGCTCATTAAGAAGCTGGAGCGCGCGCTGGATATTAAGCTGACCGAGGGCGTTGCGGAGCCCGAGACCGGAGGCCGCCGTGGCGAGAGCAAGACGCTTACGCTTGGCGATCTGATCAAGGTGAAGAAGAATAAGTAA
- the hisC gene encoding histidinol-phosphate transaminase, translating into MSPVIRPKPSIERMKEYVAGRNIEEVARSYGIDERDVIKLASNENCLGPSPLAVSAIKKAASSIHLYPSVDGVELREALAAHYDVPVGNIVTGPGMDGVMETLLRVFLDKGDEIVIPLPTFSYYENVAGFSSAVPVFSTRRPDYGLDIEDILSKVSERTKFIFITSPNNPTGNVTPVEDIERIASAVDCLVFVDEAYIDFADRTALGLVRKYDNVIVGRTMSKAWGLAGLRIGFAFVPEWVLGQYMKAATPHSISRVSIAAAIGALGDKEYYEKSVETVRKGRKYLAGNIPFRTLPSEANFILMDVSPLKSKYVADECMKRGIILRDCTSFRGMGDTFVRVTVGTPAQNKRLVEALKDIRGGA; encoded by the coding sequence GTGAGCCCGGTGATCAGACCTAAGCCCTCGATTGAACGGATGAAGGAGTACGTAGCGGGTAGGAATATCGAAGAGGTCGCCCGCTCCTATGGGATCGATGAGCGGGATGTCATTAAGCTGGCCTCTAATGAGAATTGTCTTGGGCCCAGCCCGCTGGCCGTATCGGCGATCAAAAAGGCGGCCAGTAGTATTCACCTGTATCCCAGCGTTGATGGTGTTGAGCTACGGGAAGCGCTTGCTGCGCACTACGATGTGCCGGTAGGTAATATCGTGACCGGGCCGGGTATGGATGGCGTCATGGAGACGCTGTTGCGCGTGTTCCTGGACAAGGGCGATGAGATAGTCATACCTTTGCCTACTTTTTCCTACTACGAGAACGTGGCTGGCTTCAGCAGCGCAGTACCGGTTTTTTCGACCCGCAGGCCGGACTATGGCCTCGATATCGAGGATATATTGAGCAAGGTCAGCGAGCGCACTAAATTCATATTCATTACGTCGCCGAACAATCCCACGGGGAATGTCACACCCGTAGAGGATATTGAAAGGATCGCTTCCGCAGTCGACTGCCTGGTCTTCGTGGACGAGGCGTATATCGATTTTGCCGACCGCACGGCGCTGGGACTGGTCAGGAAGTACGATAACGTGATCGTGGGCCGCACCATGTCCAAGGCCTGGGGGCTGGCGGGCCTCCGCATCGGCTTTGCTTTCGTCCCGGAATGGGTCCTGGGGCAGTATATGAAGGCCGCGACCCCTCACAGCATTAGCCGGGTCTCCATCGCCGCCGCCATTGGCGCCCTCGGCGATAAGGAATATTACGAAAAGTCAGTCGAGACCGTACGGAAGGGAAGGAAGTACCTGGCGGGGAATATACCCTTCAGGACACTGCCCTCTGAGGCAAATTTCATCCTCATGGACGTCTCGCCCCTCAAATCGAAGTACGTGGCCGACGAATGCATGAAGAGAGGCATTATTCTCCGGGACTGCACCTCGTTCCGCGGCATGGGCGATACTTTTGTCCGCGTGACCGTCGGCACGCCCGCGCAGAATAAGCGTCTCGTGGAAGCCCTTAAGGATATTCGCGGTGGCGCATGA
- a CDS encoding L-threonylcarbamoyladenylate synthase, whose protein sequence is MLVGNDIARAAGIVKTGGVIAYPTETVYGIGALATDVGALQRVYQIKNRPLNQPLSIAVSSMEMLKSVAKVECEDFILKFLPGPVTVILKKNKILPDILTARSKYIGIRWPDNKMALDLINQTGPIVSTSANLHGEKDPVRAEEVKIAVDYVLDGGPCRYGAPSTIVDLHEYTVVRKGIMYEEVRRYMYGCGCATED, encoded by the coding sequence ATGCTTGTCGGGAATGACATCGCCCGTGCCGCCGGGATCGTGAAGACCGGCGGCGTCATCGCTTATCCTACGGAGACTGTCTATGGCATCGGCGCCCTTGCGACGGATGTCGGCGCCCTCCAGAGGGTTTATCAAATTAAGAATCGCCCGCTCAACCAGCCCCTATCGATCGCCGTCTCGAGCATGGAGATGCTCAAGAGCGTGGCGAAGGTCGAGTGCGAGGACTTTATATTGAAGTTTTTACCGGGGCCGGTGACCGTCATTCTAAAAAAGAATAAGATCCTGCCGGATATTTTGACCGCCCGCTCTAAGTATATTGGCATCCGCTGGCCCGACAATAAGATGGCTTTGGACCTGATAAATCAGACCGGGCCCATCGTGTCCACCAGCGCCAACCTGCATGGCGAAAAGGATCCGGTAAGGGCGGAAGAGGTAAAGATAGCCGTCGACTACGTGCTCGACGGCGGCCCTTGCAGGTACGGCGCTCCTTCGACGATCGTGGATCTCCACGAATATACTGTCGTGCGCAAGGGCATCATGTACGAGGAAGTCCGGCGGTACATGTACGGGTGCGGGTGCGCGACCGAAGATTAA
- the albA gene encoding DNA-binding protein Alba: MPEDNVIYVGNKPVMNYVLAAVTQFNEGAKEVTIKARGRAISRAVDTAEVVRNRFLMDVTIDKIQIGTEELKSEKGDSIKVSSIEIFLKRNV; the protein is encoded by the coding sequence ATGCCAGAAGACAACGTGATATACGTCGGTAACAAGCCGGTGATGAATTATGTGCTTGCCGCAGTCACACAGTTCAACGAGGGCGCCAAAGAGGTAACCATCAAGGCCAGGGGCCGCGCCATTTCCAGGGCGGTCGACACGGCCGAAGTGGTCCGTAACAGGTTTTTAATGGACGTGACGATCGATAAGATCCAGATCGGCACCGAGGAGCTTAAAAGTGAAAAGGGCGATTCGATCAAAGTTTCGTCCATCGAGATCTTCCTGAAGCGTAACGTGTAA
- a CDS encoding MBL fold metallo-hydrolase → MTELIPGVHQVDNSIGCNTYIIIDNGVTLVDTGLRGNEKNIYGCLQKLGYSPKDIKRIIITHAHLDHINCLYGLKNDSGAQVIAAEGETDIIEGRKPLRVAGGMFGLIFSVLRVYYKYRPVNVDVKLKEGDTIDVLGGLKAVVLSGHSEGNMGLYSPQQSLVFSSDTIRVLDGRLAAPHPKFTADMPGAIKAIKRLSELDFSIMLPGHGKPIMNGASEKVRELYHELKH, encoded by the coding sequence ATGACGGAACTTATCCCAGGGGTCCACCAGGTCGATAACTCCATCGGGTGCAACACTTACATCATCATCGACAACGGCGTTACGCTGGTCGATACCGGCCTGCGGGGGAACGAGAAGAATATTTACGGCTGCCTGCAGAAGCTGGGCTACTCGCCGAAGGATATTAAGAGGATCATCATCACGCACGCCCACCTGGACCATATAAACTGCCTCTACGGCCTGAAGAACGATTCCGGCGCACAGGTCATCGCCGCGGAGGGCGAGACGGACATTATCGAGGGCAGGAAGCCGCTTCGAGTCGCAGGGGGGATGTTCGGCCTCATTTTTAGCGTACTGCGTGTCTATTATAAGTACAGGCCCGTCAACGTGGACGTCAAGCTCAAGGAAGGCGACACCATCGACGTGCTCGGAGGGCTGAAGGCGGTCGTGCTCAGCGGACACAGCGAAGGCAACATGGGGCTATACAGCCCGCAGCAAAGCCTGGTCTTTTCTAGCGACACCATTCGCGTTCTGGACGGCAGGCTGGCCGCTCCCCACCCTAAGTTCACCGCCGACATGCCGGGCGCCATCAAAGCCATTAAGCGCCTGTCGGAGCTGGACTTCAGTATCATGCTCCCGGGACATGGCAAGCCTATAATGAATGGAGCCTCGGAAAAAGTGAGGGAGCTTTACCACGAGCTGAAGCATTAA
- a CDS encoding phenylacetate--CoA ligase family protein produces MAQYWNPDMEKLDRKSMGDLQARKLRAMVRDRMFRYHPFYSRTLRQPGIDPQDIEGIEDLRKLPFTTHEDLVADPESFILAPVERANTVPRMLASRFQYLFYDAVVGNSRIRQIDEYYPVTTFDTAEGVPIYLSKFDMGIFKELCGRAAICAGLTQMDRYQNAYPYGQNVDFWHSHYMALMLRIFAMKTGQAGPREELAAAKRLNPTVIACDPYYLCFIAKAAGKELSKLRIALLSGSTLDGPLRSRLKGLLERSGASPALVDSYSVPESKQSMPCCPGGPGYHTFPDVHVWECVDVKTGEPVGEGERGELVFTSIDGRGTTLLRYRTGDIAEGGIVYGECDSCGRTVPRIMGPIVRRNGDLAGDIMRGMLDIDGVRFASIGRSRDSRLTIHIQGEAEARERASGMAERLCKGKGAIPAFTMGP; encoded by the coding sequence ATGGCGCAGTACTGGAACCCGGACATGGAAAAGCTGGACCGGAAGAGCATGGGAGACCTCCAGGCACGCAAGCTCCGCGCCATGGTCCGCGACCGCATGTTCCGCTATCATCCGTTCTATAGTCGAACTCTAAGGCAGCCCGGCATCGATCCGCAGGACATCGAGGGCATAGAAGACCTGAGGAAGCTTCCGTTCACGACGCACGAGGACCTTGTCGCCGACCCGGAGTCATTCATCCTGGCGCCCGTCGAAAGGGCGAATACCGTGCCGCGCATGCTGGCCTCACGTTTTCAGTATCTATTTTACGATGCCGTTGTCGGCAACTCCCGGATAAGGCAGATCGACGAGTACTATCCGGTCACCACCTTCGATACGGCCGAGGGCGTGCCGATATACCTCTCCAAGTTCGACATGGGCATCTTCAAGGAGCTCTGCGGCAGGGCCGCGATATGTGCCGGGCTCACGCAGATGGACCGGTACCAGAACGCTTACCCTTACGGCCAGAACGTCGACTTCTGGCATTCACATTACATGGCCCTGATGCTGCGCATTTTCGCCATGAAGACGGGACAGGCCGGGCCCCGGGAAGAGCTGGCCGCTGCGAAGCGGCTGAACCCCACGGTCATCGCCTGCGATCCTTATTATCTCTGTTTCATCGCGAAAGCTGCCGGTAAGGAACTGAGCAAGCTCCGCATCGCGCTCCTGTCGGGCTCCACGCTCGACGGGCCGCTTCGGTCAAGGCTGAAGGGCTTACTCGAAAGATCCGGGGCTTCTCCGGCCCTGGTAGACTCTTACTCCGTACCTGAGTCCAAACAGTCCATGCCCTGCTGTCCCGGCGGCCCGGGCTACCATACCTTTCCCGATGTCCACGTCTGGGAGTGCGTCGACGTAAAGACCGGGGAGCCGGTGGGCGAGGGCGAGCGGGGAGAGCTGGTGTTCACGAGCATCGACGGGAGAGGCACGACGCTGCTGCGCTACAGGACGGGCGATATCGCCGAGGGCGGCATCGTATACGGCGAGTGCGATTCATGCGGGCGGACTGTGCCCAGGATCATGGGCCCCATAGTCCGGCGTAACGGCGACCTGGCGGGCGACATCATGCGAGGTATGCTCGACATCGATGGCGTCCGTTTTGCCTCGATCGGGCGATCCCGGGATTCAAGGCTCACGATACATATCCAGGGCGAAGCGGAAGCGCGGGAACGGGCTTCGGGCATGGCAGAGCGGCTATGTAAGGGAAAGGGCGCCATACCGGCGTTTACCATGGGCCCGTAA
- a CDS encoding adenylate kinase family protein: MKVALTGTPGTGKSTIAELVDAGFKVVHVNDLIKDGYNLGRDEERSCLIADLPKLSRYVKALKGDVILEGHTAHLLPVDTIIVLRASPTALRERLAKRGWSEAKLKENIEAEALDVILVEAMETNKKVYEIDTTYMTPMQARDAVLEAIRGTDRYRPGSVDFSEEAFL, translated from the coding sequence ATGAAGGTCGCGCTCACGGGCACTCCGGGCACCGGTAAGTCCACCATCGCCGAATTAGTCGACGCCGGCTTCAAGGTCGTCCACGTAAACGATCTCATCAAGGATGGCTATAATCTGGGGAGGGACGAGGAGCGCAGCTGCCTTATCGCCGACCTCCCGAAGCTTTCTAGATACGTAAAAGCCCTTAAGGGAGACGTCATCCTTGAAGGCCATACGGCACATCTTCTCCCCGTAGATACGATCATCGTGCTGCGGGCTTCGCCCACGGCCTTACGGGAGCGCCTGGCAAAGAGGGGATGGAGTGAAGCCAAGCTTAAGGAAAACATAGAGGCCGAGGCGCTCGACGTCATACTCGTAGAGGCAATGGAAACCAATAAAAAGGTTTATGAAATCGACACGACCTATATGACACCAATGCAGGCGAGGGATGCGGTACTCGAGGCCATCCGTGGCACGGACAGATATAGGCCCGGCAGCGTGGACTTTAGCGAGGAGGCCTTCCTGTGA
- the map gene encoding type II methionyl aminopeptidase gives MHIFLGLEALQSYETAGDIVKKVRRTVTPSIKEGAKLLDIATLVEEEISSSGARPAFPCTVAVNNVASHYTPSRDDERVLKKGDLVKVDLGACVDGYVADAAFTVEIGTREHEALILAVKETLFAGIEVIRPGVPLSKIGGTIHHTAAMRGFNVLKDLLGHSLARNCLHGGLTIPPYDNGSELKIREGDVLAIEPFLTKGNGIIARMDGGNIYQLLRNGEIYAQGPEEKALLAYINEHYGSFPFAERWLPDSRGLPGLLKSACVKGFPMMVEADKAPVAQAEATVIVAQDGPMIIT, from the coding sequence ATGCACATTTTTCTGGGGCTCGAGGCTCTACAAAGCTACGAGACGGCGGGCGATATCGTCAAGAAGGTAAGGAGGACCGTCACGCCTTCGATCAAAGAGGGCGCTAAGCTCCTCGACATCGCGACGCTCGTGGAGGAGGAGATCTCAAGCTCGGGCGCACGGCCGGCATTTCCCTGCACAGTCGCCGTCAACAATGTGGCATCGCATTACACGCCCTCCAGGGACGACGAGCGAGTGCTAAAAAAGGGCGACCTGGTCAAGGTCGACCTCGGGGCCTGCGTGGATGGGTACGTTGCCGATGCGGCTTTTACGGTCGAGATAGGGACACGCGAGCATGAGGCGCTCATCCTGGCCGTAAAAGAGACGCTTTTCGCGGGGATCGAGGTGATCAGGCCCGGGGTGCCTCTAAGCAAGATCGGCGGGACTATACACCATACCGCTGCGATGCGGGGTTTCAATGTCCTGAAGGACCTGCTGGGCCACAGCCTGGCCAGGAACTGCCTCCACGGAGGCCTGACCATTCCGCCTTATGACAACGGCTCGGAGCTCAAGATACGCGAGGGCGACGTGCTGGCCATCGAGCCGTTCCTCACGAAGGGGAATGGCATCATCGCCCGGATGGACGGAGGAAATATATACCAGCTATTGAGAAACGGCGAGATATACGCGCAGGGGCCCGAAGAGAAGGCGCTGCTGGCGTATATTAACGAACACTACGGCAGTTTCCCGTTCGCGGAACGCTGGCTGCCGGACTCCCGGGGGCTGCCCGGGCTTCTAAAGTCCGCCTGCGTCAAAGGCTTTCCCATGATGGTCGAGGCGGATAAGGCGCCCGTCGCCCAGGCTGAGGCCACCGTCATCGTCGCGCAGGATGGGCCTATGATCATTACGTGA